In Salvelinus namaycush isolate Seneca chromosome 15, SaNama_1.0, whole genome shotgun sequence, a genomic segment contains:
- the LOC120060167 gene encoding leucine zipper protein 1-like gives MSENKDITSRHLQHKLQSLGRRLDELEEATNKLQKSEDELLDLQDKIIQAEGSNSSMLGDVEGLRKRLLKIEGKDEEVCKAEDLCRTVREKLEEEESLTQDLKSEIECLQRRMAELEKLEEAFSKSKSDCSQLCLSLNEEKNLTRKLSSELEALKDRVKEVDTSEVRLDRAELFLAGELEKLKGLTQTFLSERKKLLEKQKEDEKLILKLTEKLERQNRIDPVDPRRIEDDLSSGLTGKLGRKKSLDYLKLGDDFGLRNKSENEKNRLEGQEDNKVKELTQEVERLKNRLKQLELVEEDLKNTESKNGELQEKFQQERSRSRALNDQVEQLRMELCGGSSQGNGGPSSPAKVLENGKAENEEINVRGGFRQVKPKYRPAAEPATPKYKSRELSPQHKMETKLRSKELSNSEESSPKSVRRALSPAHKSRRTPKTGTSTASDNGVKEIGRGVEEKTTRGAAHTPVGTSLSDRKKLSVLSRYPPAANDRKVSQKPSESESKKSQVDTFSRLYVGSDSESNNSDVVPESSSKSNSVSPLEKDAFASDLESVDQVQEALPVSNLSKANGSYIAYKSHVSPMVSDHGSEGHSSASETESPGSRPSEPEPVPEVTALSSRTSTTPKCSRYSRVQDSQSEGSSTRSSIDEEQHMLLVAEGESLEPTHTPSGIELRRVCSPREALRSKAVIKPAIVEIDRKEVMISGGGAEPLTSSNGKPKISTKPVLTSSITIYPNDPSSSRTSSRSSSVSSEPPVKERHTSTSNIVIGPSEHRGSISIPYEISIPKREITPWPSMDGPDESGVLGMACAETHLLPRSNFSLQSPETTSDFNNDTESGFESSSSSTTTVTSWRSQHHGHHTSQDDSLPEMRNVTVRSTWKNRGAASVDEPGRGARMYGMGSEDEAESATTWRAYRATTILDTEETVNATRAATSRTAKPSPAELYMRRINNSVVTTRDIAEPVCRRKSSLSPTEGGLRMSIPHEPVSAQKLVPWRTQPMAADDTDLNPGSWRTRPAPGDLDPYESERSSTTDVGSSRGMRTTASRPALLSNRGHAGRAEGRTGRGNRQWSNRQTDD, from the exons aaactggaggaggaggagagcttgACCCAGGACCTCAAGTCTGAGATTGAGTGCCTGCAGAGGAGAATGGCTGAGCTGGAGAAGTTGGAAGAGGCCTTCAGCAAGAGCAAGTCGGACTGCAGCCAGCTGTGCCTCAGTCTCAACGAGGAGAAGAATCTGACCCGGAAGCTGTCCTCAGAGCTGGAGGCCCTCAAGGACCGTGTGAAGGAAGTAGACACGTCAGAGGTAAGGCTGGACCGGGCAGAGCTGTTCCTGGCAGGGGAGCTGGAGAAGCTCAAGGGCCTCACTCAGACTTTTTTGAGTGAGAGGAAGAAACTCCTGGAGAAGCAAAAGGAGGATGAGAAGCTTATACTAAAACTGACAGAAAAGCTGGAGCGTCAGAACAGGATTGACCCGGTAGATCCCAGACGCATTGAAGACGACCTCTCATCCGGCCTGACCGGCAAGCTGGGGCGCAAGAAGAGCCTCGACTACCTGAAACTGGGCGACGACTTTGGGCTAAGGAACAAGTCCGAGAATGAGAAGAACAGACTTGAGGGCCAggaagacaacaaagtcaaggaactCACCCAGGAAGTGGAGAGGCTGAAGAACCGTCTGAAGCAGCTGGAGCTGGTGGAAGAGGATCTTAAGAACACAGAGTCCAAGAATGGAGAGCTGCAGGAGAAGTTCCAACAGGAGAGATCCCGTAGCCGAGCACTCAACGATCAGGTGGAGCAGCTTAGAATGGAGCTGTGTGGAGGCAGCAGTCAAGGCAATGGAGGACCTAGCAGTCCAGCAAAGGTCCTTGAGAATGGCAAGGCAGAGAATGAGGAGATCAATGTCCGGGGTGGGTTCAGGCAGGTCAAGCCCAAGTACAGGCCTGCTGCAGAGCCAGCCACCCCCAAGTACAAGAGCAGAGAGCTGTCCCCGCAGCACAAGATGGAGACCAAGCTGAGGAGCAAAGAACTGAGCAACTCTGAGGAAAGTTCTCCAAAGTCTGTCAGGAGGGCACTCAGTCCTGCACACAAGAGCAGGAGGACACCCAAGACTGGAACATCAACTGCCTCTGACAATGGAGTGAAAGAAATAGGCAGAGGGGTAGAGGAGAAAACAACAAGAGGAGCAGCCCATACTCCTGTCGGCACATCTTTGAGTGACCGCAAGAAGCTCTCTGTTCTTAGTCGCTACCCTCCAGCAGCTAATGACCGGAAGGTATCTCAGAAACCAAGTGAGAGTGAAAGCAAAAAAAGCCAAGTTGATACGTTTTCTAGATTGTATGTCGGTAGTGACAGTGAGTCGAACAATTCTGATGTGGTGCCTGAAAGCTCAAGCAAGAGCAACAGTGTCTCCCCACTTGAAAAGGATGCGTTTGCGTCTGACCTGGAGTCTGTGGACCAGGTTCAAGAGGCTCTTCCAGTGTCAAACCTCTCCAAAGCCAATGGCTCGTACATTGCCTACAAGTCCCACGTGTCCCCAATGGTCAGTGATCATGGCTCTGAGGGCCACTCCTCAGCCTCTGAGACTGAATCACCTGGGTCCAGGCCCTCAGAACCAGAACCTGTGCCTGAGGTGACAGCACTGAGTAGTAGAACCTCCACCACTCCCAAGTGCTCCAGATACTCTCGCGTACAGGACTCTCAGTCAGAGGGCTCCTCCACCAGGAGCTCGATTGACGAGGAGCAGCACATGCTGTTGGTTGCAGAAGGAGAATCCCTGGAGCCCACTCACACCCCGTCAGGTATAGAGCTCCGCAGGGTCTGCAGCCCACGGGAAGCCCTGAGGTCAAAGGCAGTCATCAAGCCAGCCATCGTGGAAATTGATAGGAAGGAAGTCATGATATCCGGAGGTGGGGCAGAGCCCTTGACCTCCTCCAATGGCAAGCCCAAAATCTCCACGAAACCAGTCCTGACCAGTAGCATCACTATCTACCCCAACGATCCCAGCTCTTCCAGGACCAGCAGCCGCAGCAGCAGTGTATCCAGCGAGCCACCAGTCAAGGAACGCCACACGTCCACCAGCAACATCGTCATCGGCCCCAGTGAGCACAGGGGAAGTATCTCCATCCCCTATGAGATCTCCATCCCCAAGAGAGAGATCACACCCTGGCCGTCCATGGATGGCCCTGACGAATCAGGGGTGCTAGGGATGGCCTGTGCAGAGACACACCTACTCCCCCGAAGCAACTTCAGCCTCCAGTCACCGGAGACCACCTCCGACTTCAACAACGACACAGAGTCGGGTTTCgagagcagcagtagcagcactaCCACCGTCACCAGCTGGAGGAGCCAACACCATGGCCACCACACCTCCCAGGACGACAGCCTCCCAGAGATGAGAAACGTGACGGTGCGAAGCACCTGGAAGAACAGGGGGGCGGCATCCGTGGACGAGCCTGGCCGGGGGGCCAGGATGTACGGGATGGGCTCTGAGGACGAGGCAGAGTCGGCCACCACGTGGAGGGCTTACCGCGCCACCACCATTCTGGACACGGAGGAGACGGTAAACGCCACAAGGGCTGCTACATCACGGACAGCCAAGCCTTCCCCAGCAGAGCTGTATATGCGCAGGATCAACAACAGTGTGGTGACCACCAGGGACATCGCAGAGCCAGTGTGCCGGAGAAAAAGCTCCCTGTCGCCCACTGAGGGAGGTCTGCGGATGAGTATCCCCCACGAGCCTGTCAGCGCTCAGAAGCTTGTTCCCTGGCGAACACAACCCATG GCCGCTGACGACACGGACCTCAACCCTGGGTCGTGGAGGACGAGGCCGGCGCCCGGTGACTTAGATCCCTATGAGAGCGAGAGGAGCTCCACGACAGATGTAGGGTCCAGCAGAGGGATGAGGACCACAGCTTCCAGGCCAGCGCTCTTGTCCAATAGGGGTCATGCTGGCCGGGCGGAGGGAAGAACTGGGCGCGGCAATCGACAGTGGAGCAATCGTCAGACCGACGACTAA